A section of the Girardinichthys multiradiatus isolate DD_20200921_A chromosome 5, DD_fGirMul_XY1, whole genome shotgun sequence genome encodes:
- the gatb gene encoding glutamyl-tRNA(Gln) amidotransferase subunit B, mitochondrial: MMAASCSAASELLHNIKLIAYQKASSVLIRRISTSKLQCSSQPLVKAESALQQLVGVVGLEIHAQISSNTKLFSGSSVRFLAPPNSLVSFFDASLPGTLPVLNRRCVEAAVMTALALNCTINKKSLFDRKHYFYADLPAGYQITQQRRPIAVDGLLTYSFLGGKKGNQVIRKNVHIKQIQLEQDSGKSLHDDANSQTLIDLNRAGIGLMELVMEPDMSCGEEAAAAVRELQLILQALGTCQGNMSEGQLRVDANVSVHRPGEPLGIRTEVKNINSIRYLARAIDFEIQRQTDVVQRGGMVQNETRAYDSKSGETVPMRDKEGLQDYRFMPEPNLPPLIVFEDNASLPAGIDVCQAVVVQTIKEGLPELPSIKRDRLVQAYGILPEHSFTLVNEDGLMEYFEAVMKSTKKETRKVIGWVTNELLGLLKQQDMSVSQSPVGPASLAELLELQEAGHISSSVAKQVFQEMWRSPGKTAAQIIREQDLGLVSDAAKLQRICQKVIDSHLDEVCAIRGGNKKVLNKLMGLVQKETKGRADPVVVRKILEEKTS, translated from the exons ATGATGGCTGCCTCCTGTAGCGCAGCAAGTGAGCTGCTTCATAACATCAAATTAATAGCTTATCAAAAAGCTTCCAGTGTGTTAATCAGACGAATTAGCACATCAAAGCTACAATGCAGCAGTCAACCTCTGGTCAAAGCAGAAAG cgctctgcagcagctggttGGAGTGGTTGGTTTGGAAATTCATGCCCAGATTAGCTCAAACACCAAATTGTTCTCCGGCTCCTCGGTTCGGTTTTTAGCTCCTCCGAACTCTTTGGTTTCATTCTTCGATGCATCTTTGCCCGGCACGCTACCt GTCCTAAATAGGCGGTGCGTTGAAGCAGCAGTGATGACCGCACTGGCTCTCAATTGTACCATAAATAAGAAGTCACTCTTCGACAGGAAACACTACTTTTATGCCGACCTTCCT GCTGGATACCAGATCACTCAGCAGCGCCGGCCAATCGCGGTGGACGGATTGCTTACCTACAGCTTCCTGGGAGGGAAGAAGGGCAACCAGGTGATCAGGAAAAACGTGCACATTAAACAGATTCAGCTGGAGCAAGACAGCGGGAAGAGTCTTCACGATGACGCCAACAGTCAGACGCTCATCGACCTCAACAGAGCAG GTATAGGCCTAATGGAGCTGGTGATGGAGCCGGACATGAGCTGCGGAGAGGAGGCCGCTGCAGCTGTCAGAGAGCTTCAGCTCATCCTGCAGGCTCTAGGTACCTGTCAAGGCAACATGTCAG AGGGCCAGCTGAGAGTTGACGCCAACGTGTCGGTACACAGACCAGGTGAGCCACTGGGAATCAGGACggaggtgaagaacatcaacaGCATCAGATATCTGGCCAGGGCTATAG ACTTCGAGATCCAGAGACAGACTGACGTTGTGCAGAGAGGAGGGATGGTGCAAAATGAGACCCGGGCATATGACTCCAAATCGGG AGAAACTGTTCCTATGAGGGACAAAGAAGGTCTTCAGGACTACAG GTTCATGCCAGAGCCCAACCTGCCCCCCCTGATTGTGTTTGAGGACAACGCATCGCTGCCTGCGGGTATCGACGTCTGCCAGGCGGTGGTGGTGCAGACGATAAAGGAAGGACTGCCAGAGTTACCCAGCATCAAAAGAGACAGGCTAGTGCAGGCGTACGGCATCCTTCCAGAGCACAGCTTCACTCTGGTG AATGAGGATGGGTTGATGGAGTACTTTGAAGCGGTGATGAAGTCGACAAAGAAGGAGACCAGGAAGGTGATTGGCTGGGTGACGAATGAGTTGTTAGGTCTTCTCAAGCAGCAAGACATGAGCGTGAGTCAGAG CCCAGTCGGTCCTGCTTCCTTGGCTGAGCTGCTGGAGCTGCAGGAAGCGGGACACATCTCCTCTTCTGTTGCCAAGCAG GTGttccaggagatgtggaggtcACCGGGTAAGACGGCTGCGCAGATCATCCGGGAGCAGGACCTGGGGCTCGTTAGCGACGCTGCTAAGCTGCAAAGGATCTGCCAGAAGGTCATTGACTCACATCTAGATGAG GTTTGTGCCATCAGAGGCGGAAATAAGAAGGTTCTGAACAAGCTGATGGGTCTGGTTCAGAAAGAGACCAAAGGCAGAGCTGATCCAGTTGTGGTGAGGAAGATTCTAGAAGAGAAGACTTCATGA
- the dctpp1 gene encoding glutamyl-tRNA(Gln) amidotransferase subunit B, mitochondrial gives MVEVGSRLFTDVKSLFLRSKSCQNMMATNGKDCRGLKHDVSVPSNGSCEEFAAMNGTATEVETPSNGAEVRPQRFTFSPEPSMEDIRRMQAEFTDERDWNKFHQPRNLLLAMVGEVGEVAELFQWRGEAAEGLPDWTETEREQLAHELSDVLIYLVELAEKCRVDLPQAVLRKMALNRLKYPASKVHGSAKKYTEYKD, from the coding sequence ATGGTGGAAGTTGGGAGCAGGTTGTTTACAGACGttaaaagcttatttttacGCTCAAAAAGCTGTCAAAACATGATGGCAACAAACGGAAAAGACTGCCGAGGGCTGAAGCACGACGTGTCCGTGCCCTCAAACGGGAGCTGTGAGGAATTCGCTGCGATGAACGGGACAGCCACGGAGGTGGAGACCCCTTCCAACGGTGCAGAAGTTCGGccgcagaggttcaccttcagcCCGGAGCCCAGCATGGAGGATATCCGGAGGATGCAGGCCGAGTTCACGGACGAGCGGGACTGGAATAAGTTCCACCAGCCCCGCAATCTGCTCCTGGCTATGGTCGGAGAGGTTGGCGAGGTGGCGGAGCTCTTCCAGTGGCGAGGGGAGGCGGCGGAGGGTCTGCCGGACTGGACCGAGACCGAGCGGGAGCAGCTGGCGCACGAACTGAGCGACGTGCTGATCTACCTGGTGGAGCTGGCCGAGAAATGCCGCGTCGACCTTCCCCAAGCGGTGCTCCGCAAAATGGCTCTTAACCGACTGAAATATCCCGCAAGCAAGGTGCACGGCTCGGCCAAAAAATACACGGAATACAAGGACTGA